The proteins below are encoded in one region of Helianthus annuus cultivar XRQ/B chromosome 2, HanXRQr2.0-SUNRISE, whole genome shotgun sequence:
- the LOC110939675 gene encoding phospholipase A1-IIdelta, protein MDSQRYDELHGSNNWDGLLDPFDLDLRNLLIGYGDLSSAAERAFNNDEGSLYAGYSCYGKSSFFKGVMLPWADSKYQVTSFIYATARVDSILPLLFPSISREGSEFESNWMGYVAVSSDEYSEFIGRREICVVWRGTVTTYEWIDDIAGAEPVSAEPLLPSANSTDPDTPKVMGGWLTIYNTSDPNSEFIPSSARTQLLERIKELLGKYKNEKVSITCTGHSLGACLAVLSAFDIARNVVTPDINVSAFIFACPQVGNQSFKEKTEELPNLKILRVKNDPDIIPFWPSKIIKWVSENIWESVPSELLEYVDVGVELWINSKNSPYLKEESKLNGMLHPLVYHNLQGMLHTLSGWNGKNGDFDWGLVKRSLGWVNMSNDLLKKEFKVPVSWWAEKNKAMVLNDHGDWVLAPLDRHDHDLPM, encoded by the exons ATGGATTCACAAAGATACGATGAGCTCCATGGAAGCAACAATTGGGATGGTCTTCTTGACCCTTTCGACCTCGACCTACGCAATCTTCTTATTGGCTATGGTGACCTCTCATCGGCCGCAGAACGAGCGTTTAATAATGATGAAGGCTCTCTCTACGCCGGTTACAGCTGCTACGGCAAGAGTTCGTTTTTCAAAGGAGTCATGCTCCCTTGGGCTGATTCTAAGTACCAAGTGACTTCCTTCATCTATGCCACGGCTCGTGTCGACTCTATTCTTCCTTTACTTTTCCCTAGCATTTCTCGTGAAGGAAGCGAATTCGAATCCAATTGGATGGGGTATGTTGCTGTTTCTAGTGATGAGTACAGTGAGTTCATTGGTCGCCGCGAAATATGTGTGGTGTGGCGTGGGACAGTTACGACATACGAGTGGATAGACGACATAGCGGGTGCCGAGCCTGTATCAGCCGAACCTCTACTCCCTAGTGCTAACTCTACAG ATCCAGATACACCAAAAGTCATGGGAGGTTGGCTAACAATCTACAACACAAGTGACCCGAACTCTGAATTCATTCCATCAAGTGCCCGAACACAGCTCTTGGAACGCATCAAAGAATTACTGGGCAAGTACAAAAACGAAAAAGTAAGCATAACATGCACCGGACACAGCCTTGGTGCATGCTTAGCGGTTCTATCCGCCTTTGACATCGCTAGGAATGTTGTGACACCCGATATCAATGTATCTGCTTTCATTTTCGCTTGTCCTCAAGTCGGGAATCAATCGTTTAAAGAAAAGACGGAGGAACTACCTAACCTTAAGATACTCAGGGTAAAGAATGACCCGGATATCATCCCATTTTGGCCAAGCAAGATAATAAAATGGGTCAGTGAGAACATTTGGGAGAGTGTGCCAAGTGAATTGCTGGAGTATGTTGATGTTGGGGTGGAGTTATGGATCAACAGCAAGAACTCACCATACTTGAAAGAGGAAAGTAAGTTAAATGGCATGCTTCATCCATTGGTTTATCATAACTTGCAGGGCATGTTGCATACTTTGAGTGGTTGGAATGGGAAGAATGGTGATTTTGATTGGGGTTTGGTGAAGAGGAGTTTAGGGTGGGTGAACATGTCAAATGATCTTTTGAAGAAAGAGTTCAAAGTACCTGTGAGTTGGTGGGCTGAGAAGAACAAAGCAATGGTGCTTAATGACCATGGTGATTGGGTTTTAGCACCTTTAGATCGTCATGACCATGACTTACCTATGTAA
- the LOC110939676 gene encoding uncharacterized protein LOC110939676, translated as MYRRNPKSPKTHMPPECKPPPHHRRRSDHHFQPLHATREDHHLQPLHANGDNHHLQTLHATQDDHHQRRQPPSANPTRNRRRPPPATPSRTRSFFTASVPTTAAHRATVPLHCPRW; from the exons ATGTATCGTAGAAACCCTAAATCCCCCAAAACCCATATGCCACCTGAGTGTaaaccaccaccacaccaccggAGACGCTCCGACCACCACTTTCAACCCCTTCACGCCACCCGAGAAGACCACCATCTGCAACCTCTTCACGCCAACGGAGACAACCACCATCTGCAAACCCTACACGCGACCCAAGACGACCACCACCAACGGAGACAACCACCATCTGCAAACCCTACACGCAACCGGAGACGACCACCACCAGCAACCCCTTCACGCACTCGTTCATTCTTCACTGCCTCTGTACCCACCACCGCAGCTCATCGAG CCACAGTGCCTTTGCACTGCCCTCGATGGTAG